Proteins from a single region of Haliaeetus albicilla chromosome Z, bHalAlb1.1, whole genome shotgun sequence:
- the CZH9orf85 gene encoding uncharacterized protein C9orf85 homolog, protein MSSEKGNVSRTRPQRYQNARAFRNDKYDTSARRKKINAKLHDGVCQHCKGILEWRVKFSKYKLLSKPKKCVKCLQKTVKDPYHIICRPCAGKLEVCAKCGKEEEIVIPIDKGQDRTESVTTKNGQESSRLEDELDFDTNVSSIDSGEDSDVLEERFKSMNFERTEI, encoded by the exons ATGAGCTCGGAGAAGGGGAACGTGTCGCGCACGCGGCCCCAGCGCTACCAGAACGCGCGCGCCTTCAGGAACGACAAGTACGACACCAGCGCCCGCCGCAAG aaaataaatgctaagCTTCATGATGGAGTGTGTCAGCACTGCAAAGGTATCTTGGAGTGGCGGGTAAAATTCAGCAAGTACAAACTACTATCAAAACCTAAAAAATG TGTGAAGTGTCTCCAGAAGACTGTAAAAGATCCTTACCATATTATTTGTCGACCATGTGCTGGTAAACTAGAAGTCTGTGCTAAAtgtggaaaagaagaagaaatagtaaTTCC gaTTGATAAAGGACAAGACAGAACTGAGAGTGTGACTACTAAAAACGGCCAAGAGAGCAGTAGATTGGAGGATGAGTTGGATTTTGATACAAATGTCAGTAGTATAGACAGTGGTGAAGATTCTGATGTGCTTGAAGAACGATTTAAAAGTATGAATTTTGAAAGGACAGAGATATAA